A region from the Atribacterota bacterium genome encodes:
- a CDS encoding tetratricopeptide repeat protein, with product MKLNKSRMGFYLIILLAILFQLIYGSSLAQQVNIFSDATPEAVEYLEKAVEKMEEALATYQGANYPGRKLWTEAIDLAQQAIAVNPDFVEAHYYLALMYQHTNWYYREAEQWNKYLSFIERTDLTSPQVKQNLAHAYYRLGYTSYEKGDYEQSLIYFLNSIKEYPDLIDSNYWAARVFYENNDLENSLFYWRRVLELDPNYPRAQYFYDKVDASIKYGKEAYNWYEQGYNEYEKMNYGRAIDSYREAIRLNSRFVEAYYWLARVYFDTGDYQQAIRYYRQVLNLQPDNTRADYWLKEAQRRLEGKK from the coding sequence ATGAAACTGAATAAGTCAAGAATGGGATTTTATCTCATAATATTATTGGCCATATTATTTCAGCTGATTTATGGCAGTAGCTTAGCACAGCAGGTAAATATTTTTAGTGATGCCACACCGGAGGCAGTAGAATATCTAGAAAAAGCAGTAGAGAAGATGGAGGAAGCACTGGCCACCTACCAGGGTGCCAATTATCCGGGGAGAAAGTTGTGGACGGAAGCAATTGATTTAGCACAACAAGCAATAGCCGTAAATCCGGATTTTGTAGAAGCGCACTATTACCTGGCTTTAATGTATCAACATACCAACTGGTATTATCGCGAAGCAGAACAATGGAATAAATACCTTAGCTTTATCGAGAGGACTGATTTGACCTCTCCTCAGGTCAAACAAAACTTAGCTCATGCCTATTACCGTTTAGGTTATACCTCTTACGAAAAAGGAGATTACGAACAGAGTCTTATTTATTTTCTGAATTCCATTAAGGAATACCCGGATTTAATTGATTCCAATTATTGGGCTGCTAGAGTGTTTTATGAAAACAATGATTTGGAAAATTCCTTATTCTATTGGCGTAGAGTGCTGGAATTAGATCCCAATTATCCCCGAGCACAATATTTTTATGATAAAGTAGATGCTTCTATCAAGTATGGTAAGGAAGCATATAACTGGTATGAACAGGGTTACAATGAATATGAGAAAATGAACTATGGTCGTGCTATTGATAGCTACCGGGAGGCAATTAGATTAAACTCCAGATTTGTTGAGGCTTATTACTGGCTGGCAAGGGTCTATTTTGATACTGGTGATTATCAGCAGGCCATTCGTTATTATAGGCAGGTACTGAACCTACAACCTGATAATACCAGGGCTGATTATTGGTTAAAAGAAGCCCAGAGGAGATTAGAAGGAAAAAAATAA
- a CDS encoding M23 family metallopeptidase, with translation MSIKKYNTYCFNHHHKEKRELKTNSKILFSKRGLLSVIAITIVLILAGMKLFLDIPKISERLSISGEKSEEIFWQAAKNDSEFEEPNISEPEKKESAEETTKYEDEFSAVALNLERLDLERLNLRYQEVNKEMDIKKFSGMLNSGETVYEHLVKAGILPTEILRLGEKVQSIVDISRLNAGTRFAVHYNSEGKIVQFDYQPNQLDTYYIKIPDNELSHIEVIKEEIFREIVCIEGEIESSLYQAMINHCNSGQLAIQLAEIFAWDIDFLTECQQGDTFKILVERLYRGDFYRWGDIMAAVYEGEMLSSHTAVLFQDPSGNIDYYDKDGRCLRKAFLRAPLNYKYISSHYTESRYHPILRIWRPHLAIDYAAPTGTPVVAIGAGTVISRYYDKGGYGNYVEIKHPNGYVTGYGHLSKFAQGLQVGKRVNQGEIIGYVGATGLATGPHLDFSISKEGKRINFLELKLPPASSVGTEYREDFDLVKKNYLSILKEEL, from the coding sequence TTGTCTATCAAAAAATATAATACTTATTGTTTTAATCATCACCATAAGGAAAAAAGAGAACTAAAAACAAATAGTAAAATCTTATTTTCTAAGCGAGGATTATTATCTGTTATTGCTATTACTATAGTTTTAATACTGGCTGGAATGAAGTTATTTTTAGATATACCGAAAATTTCGGAAAGATTATCAATATCTGGAGAAAAGTCCGAAGAAATATTTTGGCAGGCTGCGAAAAATGATTCGGAATTTGAAGAACCAAATATTAGTGAACCGGAGAAAAAAGAATCAGCAGAAGAGACTACCAAATATGAGGATGAATTTAGCGCGGTAGCGCTCAATCTGGAACGACTGGATTTAGAAAGATTGAACCTGAGATATCAGGAAGTTAATAAGGAGATGGATATTAAGAAATTTTCCGGCATGCTGAATTCAGGAGAAACGGTCTATGAACATCTGGTTAAGGCAGGAATTTTACCTACTGAAATTCTACGTTTAGGTGAAAAGGTGCAATCCATAGTTGATATCAGTCGATTAAACGCGGGAACAAGATTTGCTGTTCATTATAATAGTGAGGGCAAAATAGTTCAGTTTGATTATCAACCTAATCAGCTGGATACCTATTATATTAAAATTCCTGATAATGAACTGAGTCACATAGAGGTGATTAAGGAAGAGATATTCCGGGAAATTGTCTGCATTGAAGGAGAGATTGAGAGTTCACTCTATCAAGCAATGATTAATCATTGTAATTCTGGCCAACTGGCAATTCAGCTGGCAGAGATTTTTGCCTGGGATATTGACTTCCTGACAGAATGTCAACAGGGAGATACCTTTAAAATTCTGGTGGAAAGGTTATACCGAGGAGATTTTTATCGCTGGGGGGATATTATGGCAGCAGTTTATGAGGGAGAGATGCTCAGTTCCCATACTGCCGTTCTTTTTCAGGACCCTTCCGGAAATATTGACTATTATGATAAAGATGGCCGTTGCCTGAGAAAGGCATTTTTGAGGGCACCCCTTAATTATAAGTACATCAGTTCCCATTATACCGAAAGCAGATACCATCCTATCTTGAGAATATGGCGTCCTCATCTGGCTATAGATTATGCCGCTCCTACCGGAACCCCCGTAGTAGCAATAGGAGCCGGTACTGTAATTTCCAGATATTATGATAAGGGGGGTTATGGAAATTATGTGGAAATAAAACACCCCAATGGCTATGTTACCGGTTATGGTCATCTTTCAAAATTTGCCCAGGGACTGCAGGTAGGAAAACGGGTAAATCAGGGTGAGATTATCGGTTATGTGGGAGCCACGGGACTGGCTACCGGACCTCATCTGGATTTTTCCATCAGCAAAGAAGGGAAAAGAATTAATTTTCTGGAATTAAAATTACCACCAGCCAGTTCGGTAGGTACAGAATACCGGGAAGATTTTGACCTGGTGAAGAAAAATTATCTTTCTATTTTAAAAGAAGAGTTATAG
- a CDS encoding HD domain-containing protein: protein MDEKIFQSEILSEEDSNLSNFATKNDDAQRKVPIDHPLRGPFARDRDHILYSGAFRRYIGKTQVIYNTASFDEQLANRSIHTLQVSQIARSIGKVLRLNLDLIEAIALGHDLGHAPFGHDGERFLQEIAQQHGLGLFFHNVHSLRVVDQLSDANRGMNLTFQVRDGIISHDGEINEVEVKPAKGKREEDIQDYICLKKRGEQAITFPATLEGCLVRVTDSISYIGQDFEDAARIGLVKKSDLPVKVKAGLGDNNSAIINTLVHDIITQSYGRNEIKYSRDIAEFVFQLKRFNLQHIYENKLLKREREKIKTAFFCLFNHFVQDVKEKKIDSIVFQEWILNRGEDRGKKYLSEYAPEEVVIDYLASMTDRYFLDAYHNYFSIKNNRFKQDD, encoded by the coding sequence ATGGATGAAAAAATTTTTCAAAGCGAAATTCTCTCTGAAGAGGATAGCAATCTATCAAATTTTGCTACTAAGAACGATGATGCTCAACGAAAGGTGCCAATAGACCATCCTCTAAGAGGACCTTTTGCCCGGGATCGTGATCATATTTTATATTCCGGGGCATTCCGACGGTATATTGGCAAAACTCAGGTTATTTATAATACCGCGAGCTTCGATGAACAACTGGCCAATCGCAGTATTCATACCTTACAGGTTTCTCAGATTGCTCGTTCTATTGGGAAGGTATTAAGACTCAATCTGGATTTAATTGAAGCAATTGCCCTGGGACATGATCTGGGTCATGCTCCCTTTGGACATGATGGAGAAAGGTTCTTACAGGAAATAGCCCAACAACATGGATTAGGTCTATTTTTTCATAATGTACATAGTTTGCGAGTGGTAGATCAGCTTTCTGATGCTAATAGAGGAATGAACTTAACCTTCCAGGTGAGAGACGGAATTATCTCTCATGATGGAGAAATAAATGAAGTAGAAGTAAAACCTGCTAAAGGAAAGAGGGAAGAGGATATCCAGGATTATATCTGCCTTAAAAAAAGAGGGGAACAGGCCATTACCTTCCCGGCTACTTTAGAAGGATGTCTGGTTCGTGTTACCGATTCCATTTCCTATATCGGTCAGGATTTTGAAGATGCGGCACGTATTGGTCTTGTAAAAAAGAGTGACTTACCAGTTAAGGTTAAAGCAGGATTGGGAGATAATAACAGTGCCATAATTAATACTCTGGTGCATGATATCATCACACAATCTTATGGAAGGAATGAAATAAAATATTCCCGGGATATTGCTGAATTTGTTTTTCAATTAAAGAGATTTAACCTGCAGCATATCTATGAAAATAAATTGCTCAAACGAGAAAGAGAGAAGATTAAAACAGCATTTTTTTGTTTATTTAACCATTTCGTACAGGATGTAAAAGAAAAAAAGATTGATTCGATTGTATTTCAAGAATGGATTTTGAACAGAGGTGAGGACAGAGGAAAAAAGTATTTGAGTGAATATGCCCCGGAAGAAGTGGTAATAGATTACCTGGCTTCTATGACTGACCGTTATTTTCTTGATGCTTATCATAATTATTTTTCAATAAAGAACAATAGATTCAAACAAGATGATTAA
- a CDS encoding endonuclease III domain-containing protein: MHQSLLKFYGPLHWWPGETELEIMIGAILTQNTNWQNVSKAIEKIKEEGLLDVQALLRIKAEYLGKLIKSCGYYNLKAQRLKNFISFFYNKYDGSAEKLFSRNGQVLRAELLNVNGIGPETADSILLYAGKKPIFVVDAYTRRIFQRHGYFSHHESYEDIQCFFMSHLTREHSLYNEFHAQLVMVGKEYCKKNNPSCPQCPLFSFL, translated from the coding sequence ATGCACCAAAGTCTTTTAAAATTTTATGGTCCTTTGCATTGGTGGCCTGGCGAGACCGAGCTGGAAATAATGATTGGAGCGATTTTAACCCAGAACACTAACTGGCAGAACGTGAGTAAGGCTATAGAAAAAATAAAAGAAGAAGGGCTGCTTGATGTGCAAGCCCTTCTTCGTATTAAGGCAGAGTATCTGGGGAAATTAATCAAGTCCTGCGGTTATTATAATCTTAAAGCTCAGCGACTGAAGAATTTTATCAGTTTTTTCTATAATAAATATGATGGTTCGGCAGAGAAGTTATTTAGTCGCAATGGACAGGTGTTAAGAGCAGAGCTTTTAAATGTAAATGGCATAGGACCTGAAACAGCTGACAGTATCCTACTATATGCCGGTAAAAAGCCTATTTTTGTAGTTGATGCCTATACCAGGAGGATATTCCAGCGACATGGCTATTTCTCCCATCATGAAAGCTATGAAGATATTCAGTGTTTTTTTATGTCACACCTGACCCGCGAACACTCTTTGTATAACGAATTTCATGCCCAGCTGGTGATGGTGGGCAAGGAGTACTGTAAGAAAAATAATCCCAGTTGCCCGCAATGTCCCCTATTTTCCTTTTTGTAA
- a CDS encoding M42 family metallopeptidase, producing MQLLKKLCEAPGISGYESQITDIIQEGLKGICDKVEIDRLGNVIALKKATKKEENSKAKKVMLAAHMDQIGFLVKSIDQNGFIRFAVVGGFDPKTLVAQRVIIHGKKRVIGVIGSKPIHVLEETEKKKAPAMKEFFIDIGLEKKEVEAIIQPGDAITFDRDFVQLNDKMVTSLALDNRAGVYVIMEAIRRVRNHHVDIYAVATSQEEVGLRGATTSSYVIEPDIGIAVDVTMALDTPGIREEEKGCALGKGTAIAVMNSSMIAHRGLFQFLKELAEKNNINYQMDVMERGGTDAGSIQKSRHGVITGGISVPTRYIHSVVEMCHIDDIEATIKLLVYFLENVHLADFFNL from the coding sequence ATGCAATTATTAAAAAAGCTCTGCGAAGCCCCCGGCATATCCGGTTATGAAAGTCAGATAACTGATATTATCCAAGAAGGACTGAAAGGTATTTGTGATAAAGTGGAAATTGACCGACTGGGTAATGTTATTGCCCTAAAAAAAGCTACTAAGAAAGAAGAGAACTCTAAGGCTAAAAAAGTTATGCTGGCTGCGCATATGGATCAAATAGGATTTCTGGTAAAGTCTATTGATCAAAATGGATTTATAAGATTTGCCGTTGTTGGTGGATTTGATCCCAAGACTCTGGTTGCCCAGAGAGTGATTATACACGGCAAAAAAAGGGTAATTGGAGTAATCGGTTCCAAGCCTATTCATGTTTTAGAAGAAACAGAAAAGAAAAAGGCACCGGCTATGAAGGAATTTTTTATTGATATTGGTTTAGAGAAAAAAGAAGTAGAAGCAATAATTCAACCAGGAGATGCCATAACTTTTGATAGAGATTTTGTGCAGTTGAATGATAAGATGGTAACTTCCTTAGCCCTTGATAATAGAGCAGGGGTCTATGTCATTATGGAGGCAATACGAAGGGTAAGAAATCACCATGTAGATATTTATGCAGTGGCAACTTCTCAGGAGGAGGTAGGTTTGAGGGGGGCAACAACATCTTCCTATGTTATTGAACCGGATATTGGTATTGCGGTAGATGTAACCATGGCTCTGGATACTCCAGGTATTAGAGAGGAAGAAAAAGGGTGTGCTTTAGGAAAAGGAACTGCCATTGCGGTGATGAACTCTTCTATGATTGCCCATCGTGGATTATTTCAATTCTTAAAGGAGCTTGCCGAAAAGAATAATATCAATTATCAAATGGATGTAATGGAGAGAGGGGGAACCGATGCTGGTTCCATTCAAAAGAGCCGTCATGGAGTGATTACCGGTGGCATTTCTGTGCCCACCCGTTATATCCATTCAGTAGTAGAGATGTGTCATATTGATGATATAGAAGCAACTATTAAATTGTTAGTCTATTTCTTAGAGAATGTCCATTTAGCTGATTTTTTTAATTTATAA